In a genomic window of Shouchella clausii:
- a CDS encoding cell wall hydrolase yields the protein MIKKLIFLIFGSIGLSFAGLEPADAKQLTHPVQPGETIYILSERYGVPEAAIMKVNDLSDSAIEAGETLTIPAAVSAAERELLAKLVSAEAKGEPYAGKVAVATVVLNRVDNENYPDTVRDVIYEVTPSGHYAFSPVLDGAINNEPDDESRRAVTEALAFRGQGQQSLYFYNPKTATSGWVATREQTLVIGDHIFAK from the coding sequence ATGATCAAAAAACTTATATTCCTCATTTTTGGCTCAATTGGATTGTCTTTTGCTGGCCTTGAACCAGCCGATGCAAAACAACTTACACACCCAGTTCAGCCAGGTGAGACCATATATATACTAAGCGAACGGTATGGCGTCCCAGAAGCAGCGATTATGAAAGTCAACGATCTTTCCGATTCTGCCATTGAAGCTGGCGAGACGCTAACGATCCCTGCAGCTGTTTCCGCTGCGGAGAGAGAGCTTTTAGCTAAACTAGTCAGCGCCGAGGCAAAAGGCGAACCGTATGCAGGGAAAGTCGCGGTAGCGACTGTCGTGCTAAACCGAGTTGACAATGAAAATTATCCAGATACTGTGCGCGATGTAATTTATGAAGTGACACCATCAGGCCATTATGCGTTTTCCCCTGTCTTGGATGGCGCCATTAACAATGAGCCTGATGACGAGTCAAGACGAGCCGTGACTGAAGCCCTAGCGTTCCGGGGCCAAGGTCAACAATCGCTTTATTTCTATAACCCGAAAACAGCCACAAGCGGTTGGGTAGCGACACGGGAGCAAACACTCGTTATCGGTGACCATATTTTTGCCAAGTAA
- a CDS encoding CAP domain-containing protein, with product MKKLVISTLAAAAIVGAGFSNQADAAGQYKVQVKGPYVYTASGDCVKVDLNELKEQFGNVDWSNVNLEDLDFVTDLINKEEAPAPAPEEEAQPEAPEVEAGEPTNTPEEQETVEEEPQQEESDASGDVTQEEQQMVDLVNQEREKAGLQPLKVDQKLTEVARVKAQDMIDNNYFDHNSPTYGSPFDMMKQFGISYNTAGENLAGNQTVDAAHNALMNSQGHRENILNSNYTEVGIGVVDGGPYGKMFVQLFKG from the coding sequence ATGAAGAAATTAGTTATCTCTACATTAGCAGCCGCTGCCATCGTAGGAGCAGGCTTTTCTAACCAAGCCGATGCTGCAGGCCAATATAAAGTTCAAGTGAAAGGGCCTTACGTCTACACAGCTAGCGGTGATTGCGTGAAAGTCGACCTAAACGAGCTAAAAGAGCAATTTGGCAACGTCGATTGGTCGAATGTAAATTTGGAAGATTTAGATTTTGTTACTGATCTTATCAATAAGGAAGAAGCGCCAGCGCCTGCTCCTGAGGAAGAAGCACAGCCTGAGGCACCAGAAGTAGAAGCAGGAGAGCCAACCAACACACCTGAAGAACAAGAAACGGTAGAGGAAGAGCCACAACAAGAGGAAAGCGATGCATCTGGTGATGTGACTCAAGAAGAACAGCAAATGGTTGACCTTGTTAACCAAGAGCGCGAAAAAGCAGGTCTTCAACCTCTAAAAGTCGATCAAAAGCTAACAGAAGTAGCTCGTGTCAAAGCGCAAGACATGATCGACAACAACTATTTTGACCATAATTCACCTACGTACGGTTCTCCGTTTGACATGATGAAGCAGTTTGGTATTTCTTATAATACAGCTGGCGAAAACTTAGCTGGAAACCAAACAGTAGACGCAGCACACAATGCTCTTATGAATTCACAAGGACACCGTGAAAACATTTTGAACAGCAACTACACAGAAGTAGGCATTGGCGTAGTTGACGGCGGTCCTTACGGCAAAATGTTTGTGCAATTGTTTAAAGGGTAA
- the coaA gene encoding type I pantothenate kinase, with protein MTTDELTKSLEAFTHFTRAEWAQLNDGHSAPLTEKERKNLEGIYETISEAEVNDVYMPLSELLYKRMVHNVRLHDDLNRFLKRERKRVPFVIGIAGSVAVGKSTTARLIQALASRWPGSPKVELVTTDGFLYPNEVLEERGLMKRKGFPESYDIRSLLTFLTDLKAGTPVVKAPMYSHLTYNIEKNHIQTLIEPDVVIVEGINVLQVNRKGKRMPHVFVSDFFDFSIYVDADEKNILSWYIERFQLLRNTAFQKPESYFHRYRDLTDEEAVAMAESIWHTINGVNLEKNIKPTRLRADLILTKGAHHRVEQVQLRK; from the coding sequence ATGACAACGGATGAATTAACAAAAAGCTTAGAGGCTTTTACCCACTTCACTCGTGCAGAATGGGCACAGCTAAATGACGGGCATAGCGCTCCTCTCACGGAAAAAGAGCGGAAAAACCTCGAAGGTATTTATGAAACGATATCTGAGGCAGAAGTGAACGATGTATACATGCCTTTATCTGAATTACTTTATAAACGAATGGTCCATAATGTTAGGCTTCATGACGATTTAAACCGCTTTTTAAAACGGGAACGGAAGCGGGTGCCATTTGTCATTGGCATAGCCGGGAGCGTTGCCGTCGGAAAAAGCACAACCGCAAGGCTCATTCAAGCATTGGCCTCAAGGTGGCCTGGCTCCCCGAAAGTGGAGCTTGTCACAACAGACGGCTTTCTATATCCAAATGAAGTGCTGGAAGAACGAGGCCTCATGAAACGGAAAGGCTTTCCAGAAAGTTACGATATCCGCAGCCTGCTTACTTTTTTGACAGACTTAAAAGCAGGCACGCCTGTCGTAAAAGCACCTATGTATTCTCACTTGACTTATAACATTGAAAAAAATCACATCCAAACGTTGATAGAACCGGATGTCGTCATTGTCGAAGGCATTAATGTTCTACAAGTAAACCGAAAAGGCAAGCGCATGCCCCATGTGTTTGTCTCTGATTTTTTTGATTTCAGCATTTATGTCGATGCAGATGAAAAAAACATATTATCTTGGTATATCGAGCGCTTTCAACTGCTCCGTAACACAGCATTCCAAAAGCCCGAGTCGTATTTTCACCGCTACCGCGACTTAACGGATGAAGAAGCGGTTGCAATGGCGGAATCGATTTGGCATACCATTAATGGCGTTAATTTAGAAAAAAACATTAAGCCAACACGCCTTCGCGCAGATTTGATCTTAACAAAAGGCGCTCATCACCGCGTTGAGCAAGTCCAATTGCGGAAATAA
- a CDS encoding GTP pyrophosphokinase, producing MNDPLLTFEKAKQLKQQLTEFMMMYKFALDEMETRISILQEEFELMHDYSPIEHVKTRLKSPESIFEKARRKNIPFHLHVLKNSIQDIAGIRITCSFLSDIYRLEEMLRKQSDMHVVTVKDYIKKPKENGYRSLHMIVKVPVYTSARKEEVFVEIQIRTIAMDFWASLEHKIFYKYNQNVPKQLISELTEAAHSAAALDEKMEHIHHEMTAVKQKQAAQPGESEQLQLNSHTFAIPRKLLESLQNLPDDLSGV from the coding sequence ATGAATGATCCTTTGCTTACTTTCGAAAAAGCAAAACAGCTAAAACAACAATTAACGGAATTTATGATGATGTATAAATTTGCTTTAGACGAAATGGAAACAAGAATTTCCATTTTGCAAGAGGAATTCGAACTAATGCATGATTATAGTCCAATTGAACATGTCAAAACACGATTGAAATCGCCGGAAAGCATTTTTGAAAAAGCGAGGCGCAAAAATATCCCTTTCCATTTGCATGTCTTAAAAAATTCCATTCAAGACATTGCTGGAATCCGCATTACTTGTTCGTTTCTCTCTGATATTTACCGGCTCGAGGAAATGTTGAGAAAACAAAGCGACATGCACGTAGTCACTGTAAAAGACTATATTAAAAAGCCCAAGGAAAATGGCTACCGTAGCCTCCATATGATTGTGAAAGTCCCTGTCTATACATCCGCGCGCAAAGAAGAAGTATTTGTAGAAATCCAAATCCGTACCATTGCGATGGATTTCTGGGCCAGCCTCGAACATAAGATCTTTTATAAATACAATCAAAATGTACCAAAACAGCTTATTTCAGAGTTAACTGAAGCCGCCCACTCAGCTGCTGCACTTGATGAAAAAATGGAACATATCCATCATGAAATGACTGCAGTCAAGCAAAAGCAAGCGGCACAGCCAGGCGAAAGCGAACAATTGCAATTAAACAGCCACACATTTGCCATTCCTCGAAAATTGCTAGAAAGCCTGCAAAACTTACCTGATGATTTGTCAGGCGTGTGA
- a CDS encoding DUF2268 domain-containing protein codes for MGIVKTNRWIELYVDHYEEQSVQARYRQLFIQPLQSLFAYSTDQQLATYLQKIGLFLPKTRKSRLRRFLHSNCWTVAGEQFNALKQKWQGPNVPVFLLPTNEEHKRLQAELGGKMGLGFPDGIVLFISGDIEEKDLKALVTHEYHHVCRLWRTQETESSITLLESMVMEGLAELAVIEEVGEAYVAPWTKKYDRHWQEEWFVRYLEPNLLRKGRSHYKPFLYGDDRAGIPAMLGYYYGFKLCKAAAERSSKDTLAFLDEDAESVLRIGRET; via the coding sequence GTGGGAATCGTCAAGACAAACAGATGGATTGAGCTATATGTGGACCATTACGAGGAGCAATCTGTCCAAGCAAGGTATAGGCAACTATTTATCCAGCCACTTCAATCCCTTTTCGCTTATTCGACAGATCAGCAACTGGCCACTTATTTGCAAAAAATCGGTTTATTTTTGCCCAAAACGAGGAAAAGCCGCTTAAGGCGATTTTTGCACTCAAACTGCTGGACGGTAGCTGGCGAACAATTTAATGCGTTGAAACAAAAATGGCAGGGGCCAAATGTGCCCGTTTTCTTGTTGCCAACAAATGAAGAACATAAACGTCTTCAGGCAGAACTAGGAGGGAAAATGGGGCTTGGCTTCCCTGACGGCATCGTTCTTTTCATTTCAGGCGACATTGAAGAAAAGGACTTAAAAGCATTAGTCACCCATGAATACCATCATGTTTGCCGATTATGGCGCACACAGGAAACAGAGTCGTCTATTACGTTATTAGAATCAATGGTGATGGAAGGACTTGCTGAATTGGCTGTAATAGAAGAGGTTGGCGAAGCATATGTGGCACCGTGGACGAAAAAGTATGACCGCCATTGGCAAGAAGAATGGTTTGTCCGCTATTTGGAGCCAAATTTATTGAGAAAAGGAAGAAGCCATTACAAGCCCTTTCTCTATGGCGACGACCGGGCAGGCATTCCGGCTATGCTAGGCTATTATTACGGTTTCAAACTTTGCAAAGCAGCGGCTGAACGTTCTAGTAAAGACACGTTAGCGTTTCTGGATGAGGATGCTGAGTCAGTGCTGCGCATTGGCAGGGAAACATGA
- a CDS encoding YjbA family protein, whose product MVMIRDVWVNWFEGEENGYNVCPFHEWRSEDRIEVLDQVKLLKVDEKLMDYIEDQLLDLPTELLKEVFQKSYLRKNMSRIQLDYCFIATDGKRIIAVDTMGYKTPIRKSRLTPRQEQVVFETLTEQDVPYFQLEIPLPAKEYHLLSPSPAELAGLTRKERQLKQLLLMVLDQLQTTGSDAEIKYWCTEWDPLTYKKLQQKGRTEVWEQLLSGVRVGWSQRHYKLCEAMVKGHSFFEKLWELEHPERVK is encoded by the coding sequence ATGGTCATGATCAGAGATGTATGGGTAAATTGGTTTGAAGGTGAGGAGAATGGATACAATGTGTGCCCGTTCCATGAGTGGAGAAGTGAAGACCGCATAGAAGTGCTTGACCAAGTAAAATTGTTGAAAGTGGACGAGAAGCTAATGGATTACATAGAGGACCAGCTTCTTGATTTGCCAACGGAATTGCTCAAAGAAGTGTTTCAAAAGAGCTATTTGCGCAAAAACATGTCACGCATCCAACTCGATTATTGTTTTATTGCTACTGATGGGAAACGGATTATTGCAGTAGACACAATGGGATACAAAACGCCAATTAGAAAGAGCCGGTTAACGCCACGCCAAGAACAAGTAGTGTTTGAGACATTAACTGAACAAGACGTTCCTTATTTTCAATTAGAAATCCCTCTGCCTGCAAAAGAATACCATTTGCTTTCCCCGAGTCCTGCCGAGTTAGCAGGACTGACCCGCAAGGAAAGGCAGCTGAAGCAACTGTTGCTGATGGTGCTTGACCAATTGCAGACAACAGGCTCAGATGCGGAAATAAAGTATTGGTGTACTGAGTGGGACCCTCTGACATACAAAAAACTTCAGCAAAAAGGCCGTACAGAAGTGTGGGAACAATTGCTGAGCGGCGTTCGTGTAGGTTGGAGCCAACGCCATTATAAACTATGTGAAGCGATGGTTAAAGGCCATTCCTTTTTCGAGAAATTATGGGAGTTGGAGCATCCAGAGCGGGTAAAGTAA
- the trpS gene encoding tryptophan--tRNA ligase — protein sequence MQTVFSGIQPSGTLTLGNYLGALKHFADMQNDYDCYFCIVDQHAITVPQERLKLRENIRSLAALYIASGIDPNKSTLFIQSEVPAHAQLGWMMQCVSYIGELERMTQFKDKSSGKEAVSAALLTYPPLMAADILLYQTDIVPVGEDQKQHLELTRNLAERFNAKYNDIFTVPEVRIPKVGARIMSLNDPHKKMSKSNPNAKSYISMLDEPKTIAKKIKSAVTDSEGTIRFDREEKPAVSNLLSIFSLCSGKSVTELEQLYEGSGYGPFKADLADAVIEALQPVQTRYYELIDSAELDAILDKGADKANRKAQKTLVKAERAMGLGRKRR from the coding sequence ATGCAAACCGTTTTTTCTGGAATTCAACCGAGCGGCACGTTGACGCTTGGCAACTACTTAGGGGCATTGAAACACTTTGCCGACATGCAAAATGACTATGATTGCTACTTTTGTATTGTGGACCAGCATGCGATAACGGTACCACAAGAGCGTTTGAAACTGCGCGAAAACATCCGCAGCCTCGCCGCCCTTTACATTGCATCAGGGATCGATCCAAATAAGTCGACGTTGTTTATCCAGTCGGAAGTTCCAGCACATGCCCAGCTAGGCTGGATGATGCAGTGTGTTTCCTATATTGGCGAATTGGAACGCATGACCCAATTTAAAGACAAATCAAGCGGGAAAGAAGCCGTTTCAGCTGCGCTGTTAACGTATCCACCGCTTATGGCCGCAGACATTCTTCTTTATCAAACCGACATTGTGCCCGTTGGCGAAGACCAAAAGCAGCATTTGGAATTAACCCGCAATTTGGCGGAGCGCTTTAACGCCAAATACAATGATATTTTTACTGTTCCTGAAGTGCGCATCCCGAAAGTCGGTGCAAGAATTATGTCTTTAAATGACCCTCATAAAAAAATGAGCAAATCGAATCCAAATGCGAAAAGCTATATTTCCATGCTTGACGAGCCAAAGACGATTGCAAAGAAAATTAAAAGCGCCGTCACCGATTCAGAAGGTACGATTCGTTTCGATCGTGAAGAAAAGCCAGCGGTCTCTAACTTGCTTTCAATTTTTTCTCTTTGCTCTGGCAAATCGGTCACAGAGCTTGAACAACTGTATGAAGGCTCCGGCTACGGCCCTTTTAAAGCCGACCTTGCCGACGCAGTCATTGAAGCGCTGCAACCAGTGCAAACACGTTACTATGAATTGATTGATTCAGCCGAACTTGATGCGATATTGGACAAAGGTGCAGACAAAGCAAACCGCAAAGCACAAAAAACGCTCGTAAAAGCAGAGCGTGCGATGGGCTTAGGCAGAAAGAGAAGATAA
- a CDS encoding TlpA family protein disulfide reductase, with product MIRSIRRSILFFILVAAIVAVGWFHFKTESIFRHVEAIVHAMEEGVHEGKAAPTFALPTLSGGIGEFNPKKGAHRYTMVHFFATWCYPCQEEMPLIVEAEKRLSQQGDRFVAVNLTSEETSTQEVKAFLTHFNAPFDPLLDKEGDIQKQYQIFGIPTTLIVDREGRIVRRINGAMDEGMLTELPPFSVAGANL from the coding sequence ATGATCCGTTCCATCAGACGGTCCATCTTGTTTTTCATCCTAGTAGCAGCGATTGTGGCAGTAGGATGGTTCCATTTTAAAACAGAATCGATTTTTCGGCACGTGGAAGCCATTGTACATGCAATGGAAGAAGGGGTCCATGAAGGGAAAGCAGCTCCTACCTTTGCGTTGCCGACTTTATCTGGAGGCATTGGAGAATTCAATCCAAAAAAAGGGGCACATCGGTATACAATGGTCCACTTTTTTGCGACATGGTGTTATCCGTGCCAAGAGGAAATGCCGTTGATCGTAGAAGCGGAAAAGCGACTAAGTCAGCAAGGCGACCGTTTTGTCGCCGTCAATTTGACGAGCGAAGAGACAAGCACACAAGAAGTCAAGGCATTTTTAACTCATTTTAACGCGCCGTTTGACCCCCTATTAGATAAAGAGGGGGACATCCAAAAACAGTATCAAATTTTCGGTATACCAACGACGCTTATTGTCGATAGGGAAGGAAGAATTGTCCGGCGTATTAACGGAGCGATGGATGAAGGGATGCTAACCGAGCTACCGCCATTTTCTGTTGCCGGCGCCAACTTGTAA
- a CDS encoding HD domain-containing protein, translating to MREVTLVALYDHHIAQKYLQRSGMAHAIRCAYHACALAVNENVNPDLAAKAAFLHDIGHYTWYKNGKWDYSLYKAYDIHAIKGAERAHKLLIRLGEHPRHAKEIALAILLHTDSYLPNGELALSPLQAVVAKADELDEEPKGSHHYRTIEAKTARQLLTELDSQIDGFLQVGAGNRKWR from the coding sequence ATGAGAGAAGTGACACTAGTTGCTCTTTACGACCACCACATCGCTCAAAAGTATTTGCAACGCTCTGGCATGGCTCATGCGATTCGCTGTGCTTACCACGCCTGCGCGTTAGCGGTGAATGAAAACGTCAACCCCGACTTGGCCGCAAAAGCAGCTTTTTTACACGACATTGGGCATTATACTTGGTACAAAAACGGCAAATGGGACTACTCGCTTTATAAAGCCTATGATATTCATGCCATTAAAGGCGCTGAACGTGCCCATAAATTATTAATCCGCCTTGGGGAACATCCCCGCCATGCGAAAGAAATCGCACTGGCCATTTTGCTCCATACAGACTCCTACTTGCCCAATGGAGAGCTTGCCCTCAGCCCGTTGCAAGCGGTGGTCGCAAAAGCGGATGAACTTGATGAAGAGCCAAAAGGCAGCCATCACTACCGGACGATTGAAGCAAAAACGGCACGGCAGTTGTTGACGGAGCTTGATAGCCAAATTGACGGTTTTTTACAAGTTGGCGCCGGCAACAGAAAATGGCGGTAG
- the trhA gene encoding PAQR family membrane homeostasis protein TrhA — MANTHVFSRREELVNALTHGFGALLSILALVLLIVYSSMHGTAWHIVSFTIYGTSMVLLYLSSTLVHSFKPGKAKDVFEIFDHAAIYLFIAGTYTPILFILVGGALGWTLFGIVWGIAVVGVIFKVFYVKKFLVLSTVMYVAMGWIAVFAMGPIMSTLPSGGIWLLVLGGIFYTAGTIFYVWRGFLYHHAIWHLFVLAGSVSHFFLVFLFILPVGI; from the coding sequence TTGGCAAATACCCACGTTTTCTCGAGACGTGAAGAACTGGTCAATGCGCTCACACATGGTTTCGGTGCGCTTTTGAGCATCTTGGCGCTCGTGCTTTTAATTGTTTACTCGAGCATGCACGGTACTGCTTGGCATATCGTTAGTTTTACGATTTATGGCACAAGTATGGTGCTCCTATATTTATCTTCGACACTTGTCCATAGTTTTAAGCCAGGCAAGGCAAAAGACGTATTTGAAATTTTTGATCACGCCGCTATTTACTTGTTTATCGCAGGTACGTACACGCCGATTTTATTTATTTTAGTCGGAGGTGCACTAGGCTGGACATTATTTGGAATTGTCTGGGGTATTGCCGTTGTCGGCGTTATCTTTAAAGTCTTTTACGTTAAGAAGTTTTTAGTGCTTTCGACGGTCATGTATGTGGCAATGGGCTGGATTGCTGTGTTTGCAATGGGTCCGATTATGTCAACCCTGCCTAGTGGAGGCATATGGCTGTTGGTGCTTGGTGGGATCTTTTATACCGCTGGGACGATTTTTTATGTCTGGCGTGGATTTTTGTATCACCATGCGATTTGGCATTTGTTTGTGTTGGCAGGCTCTGTCTCACATTTCTTTCTTGTATTTTTATTTATCTTGCCAGTAGGCATTTAA
- a CDS encoding excisionase family DNA-binding protein yields MYISLQELASYLGVTQSYLMKQARLGNIRGVYDGEMWLFNKTQFEKLKEQLEKRQRQCMKEEEEPIPDDWDAHDED; encoded by the coding sequence GTGTATATTTCGCTACAAGAATTGGCTTCTTATCTTGGCGTTACTCAGTCTTATTTAATGAAACAAGCTCGTCTTGGAAATATACGTGGCGTTTATGACGGAGAAATGTGGCTTTTTAACAAAACACAGTTTGAAAAGCTTAAAGAACAGCTCGAAAAAAGGCAAAGGCAATGTATGAAAGAAGAAGAAGAGCCAATTCCAGATGATTGGGATGCCCATGATGAGGATTAA
- a CDS encoding putative glycoside hydrolase, translating to MCKLMKVGCSALLSATLLVGVNGGSVEATSGNAMLVHGHKLVGQTLFETPKLSTRFANQSGYTFNYPEEGVRGIYVSGHSAGGERFHSLVDFVGETGLNAMVIDIKDDHGNITYMPDESSPYYNIAKKYINDPEEMMNVLEENEIYPIARIVVFKDTTLAEMKPELSFKENGSVWKNGRKEAFVNPFLEEVWEYNVGIAEEAAQMGFREIQFDYVRFPEGFENRDETLEYETGKYGDDEIDNVQRRVNAVTDFVAYAREKLSVYDVEVSVDIFGYAATVPEAPGIGQNFLKISENVDVISSMIYPSHWTSFEGLDKPDLYPYELTDGYAKLENELLEQLEDKKPVSRPWIQDFTASYLGSGNYLQYGKEEVEAQIRALYENDINEFLLWNAGNTYTEGVDYDNP from the coding sequence GTGTGTAAATTGATGAAAGTCGGCTGCTCTGCTCTGTTATCTGCTACATTGCTAGTTGGTGTTAACGGTGGAAGTGTTGAAGCGACATCGGGTAACGCGATGCTTGTACATGGTCATAAGCTTGTTGGCCAAACGCTGTTTGAAACCCCGAAGCTCTCAACGCGCTTTGCCAACCAGTCAGGGTACACGTTCAATTATCCAGAAGAGGGAGTGAGGGGCATTTATGTGTCTGGCCATTCCGCCGGAGGAGAGCGCTTTCATTCGCTTGTTGATTTCGTTGGTGAAACAGGGCTTAATGCGATGGTCATCGACATTAAAGATGATCATGGCAATATTACATATATGCCTGACGAGAGTTCGCCCTATTACAACATTGCAAAGAAATACATAAACGACCCTGAGGAAATGATGAACGTTCTTGAAGAAAACGAGATTTATCCAATTGCCCGAATTGTTGTGTTTAAAGATACGACTTTAGCTGAAATGAAACCAGAACTTTCGTTTAAAGAAAACGGCTCTGTCTGGAAAAATGGCAGGAAAGAAGCATTTGTCAATCCATTTTTAGAGGAAGTATGGGAGTATAATGTCGGCATTGCCGAGGAAGCAGCACAAATGGGGTTCCGAGAAATCCAGTTTGATTATGTCCGCTTTCCAGAAGGGTTTGAAAACCGCGATGAAACGCTGGAATATGAGACGGGAAAATACGGAGATGACGAAATTGACAATGTGCAACGCCGTGTAAATGCAGTCACCGATTTTGTCGCATACGCCCGAGAAAAACTAAGCGTCTACGATGTAGAGGTATCCGTTGATATTTTCGGCTATGCGGCAACCGTGCCTGAAGCGCCTGGAATTGGACAAAACTTCTTGAAAATATCGGAGAACGTTGATGTCATTTCTTCGATGATTTATCCGAGCCATTGGACGTCTTTTGAAGGATTGGACAAGCCTGACTTGTATCCTTATGAGCTAACGGATGGCTATGCCAAATTGGAAAACGAGCTTTTAGAGCAGCTAGAGGATAAGAAGCCGGTGTCGCGGCCATGGATCCAAGACTTTACTGCTAGCTATTTAGGGTCGGGCAATTACTTACAGTATGGAAAAGAGGAAGTAGAAGCGCAAATCCGTGCTTTGTATGAAAATGACATTAACGAATTTTTATTGTGGAATGCGGGCAACACTTACACTGAAGGAGTCGATTACGACAATCCGTAA
- a CDS encoding GNAT family N-acetyltransferase, translated as MATWYEKLAEYFPVEEMKSKQHMELLLKEKGDIYHKEESDNHVMMYVETDDFIFVDYLFVAKQARGEGLGKKLLEQLKKKQKPIILEVEPIDYKDTDTQKRQRFYSREGFKHAKSIGYRRRSLATNKVTELEILYWSPENEDENSIYEKMKHTYENIHTYKDKTLYGESYEAVDEVLTLND; from the coding sequence ATGGCGACTTGGTATGAGAAGCTTGCTGAATATTTTCCTGTTGAGGAAATGAAGTCAAAACAGCATATGGAACTGCTGTTAAAAGAAAAGGGGGACATTTACCATAAGGAAGAGAGCGATAACCATGTCATGATGTATGTAGAGACAGATGACTTTATCTTTGTCGATTACTTGTTTGTGGCAAAGCAGGCTAGAGGGGAAGGGCTGGGGAAAAAGCTGTTAGAGCAATTGAAAAAAAAGCAAAAACCGATTATACTTGAAGTGGAGCCTATCGATTATAAAGATACAGATACGCAAAAGCGTCAGCGCTTTTATAGTCGCGAAGGGTTTAAACATGCCAAATCAATTGGCTATCGTCGTCGTTCTCTTGCGACAAATAAAGTGACGGAATTAGAAATCCTTTATTGGTCACCAGAGAATGAAGATGAGAATAGTATATATGAGAAAATGAAGCACACGTATGAGAACATCCATACGTATAAAGATAAAACGTTGTATGGAGAATCCTATGAAGCAGTTGATGAAGTATTAACATTAAATGATTAA
- the spxA gene encoding transcriptional regulator SpxA: MVTLLTSPSCTSCRKAKAWLEEHDIPFEERNIFASPLSVEEVKQVVRMTEDGTDEIISTRSKVFQELDVELESLPLQKLFTIISDNPGLLRRPIIFDEKRLQVGYNDAEIRRFLPRKVRTFQLQEAQRLVN; encoded by the coding sequence ATGGTCACACTACTTACATCCCCTAGTTGTACATCTTGTAGAAAAGCGAAAGCATGGTTGGAAGAGCATGATATTCCTTTTGAAGAGCGTAATATCTTTGCATCTCCACTCTCTGTTGAAGAAGTAAAACAGGTTGTGCGCATGACAGAAGATGGCACAGATGAAATCATTTCAACACGTTCTAAAGTTTTCCAAGAACTGGACGTAGAACTTGAATCATTGCCTTTACAAAAATTGTTTACGATTATTAGCGACAATCCTGGTCTGCTTCGCCGTCCGATTATCTTCGATGAAAAACGTTTACAAGTAGGATACAACGACGCTGAAATTCGCCGTTTTCTACCAAGAAAAGTGCGGACATTCCAATTGCAGGAAGCACAGCGCTTAGTAAATTAA